One Rhodohalobacter sp. SW132 DNA segment encodes these proteins:
- a CDS encoding four helix bundle protein: protein MNDYQGPVYEKSFEFALVIIELYKKLVDQKEYVLSKQLLRSGTSVGANVVEASAAYSKADFAYRMSVASREAREANWWLLLLKKSQLVSVELNNEIESCGELIKLLTSIVKTSQASLKK, encoded by the coding sequence ATGAATGATTACCAGGGTCCGGTTTACGAAAAAAGCTTTGAATTTGCACTTGTTATTATTGAACTCTATAAGAAGTTGGTTGATCAAAAAGAGTATGTATTGTCTAAGCAACTTTTAAGATCAGGTACAAGCGTAGGTGCAAATGTTGTAGAAGCATCCGCTGCGTACTCGAAAGCTGATTTTGCTTACAGAATGTCAGTTGCTTCCAGAGAAGCGAGAGAAGCAAATTGGTGGTTATTACTACTAAAAAAGAGTCAGTTAGTATCAGTTGAATTAAATAATGAAATAGAATCTTGTGGTGAACTAATAAAACTACTGACATCAATCGTCAAAACATCACAGGCTTCGTTGAAGAAATAA
- the cysN gene encoding sulfate adenylyltransferase subunit CysN, with amino-acid sequence MSTDNGKKHNHEPEDNKYLDMDLLRFTTAGSVDDGKSTLIGRLLYDSKSIFEDQMEAIEKTSKSSGEEEVNLALLTDGLKAEREQKITIDVAYRYFATPKRKFIIADTPGHTQYTRNMVTGASTAELAIVLIDASKGVLTQSRRHAFISSLLQIPHLVVAVNKMDLVNYSEDRFNEIVSDFRDFAKKLEVDNITYIPISALKGDNVVSKTRTKGGDESNHMPWYNGPTLLHHLETVKVDASHNVIDFRFPVQYVIRPNQNFRGFSGAIASGRIKPGDEITALPSKISSRVKEIVTKDGNLEEALPGDSVVLTIEDEIDISRGDMIVRKNNVPKLTNTFEAYLCWMSDEQMETGKQYLIMHTTKTTPVYIDKLVYKMNVDSLSREDADHLKLNEIGRAKFTTAQPLFIDAYQVNQRTGSFIIVDPATNVTLGAGMIRAVSTESNGRGEITDDGRQKAGGPSADSPPTSVSPNVVWEPWNIPREEREKRNGHKAAVIWLTGISGAGKSTIAKTLEKKLWEDGKQTVLLDGDQVRHGLNGDLGFSPEDRTENIRRVGEAARLFFEHGNIVLCTFVSPYAKDRKKVRSLFGEERFAEVHIHCDPKTAQQRDPKGLYQKAKEGEIKGLTGYDAGYETSDDCKLTVNTDETNVEDAVKEIRKLLKEMI; translated from the coding sequence ATGAGCACAGACAACGGCAAGAAACACAACCACGAACCCGAAGATAACAAATACCTCGACATGGACCTTCTTCGCTTTACCACGGCGGGGAGTGTGGATGACGGAAAGAGTACGCTGATCGGGCGTTTACTTTATGATTCGAAATCTATTTTTGAGGATCAGATGGAGGCGATCGAGAAAACGAGCAAGAGCAGCGGGGAGGAGGAGGTGAACCTGGCGCTTTTGACGGATGGCCTGAAAGCCGAGCGGGAGCAAAAGATTACGATTGATGTTGCCTACCGATATTTTGCAACGCCCAAGCGGAAGTTTATAATCGCCGATACGCCGGGGCACACGCAATACACCCGGAATATGGTAACCGGAGCATCTACGGCAGAACTGGCTATTGTTTTGATTGATGCCTCCAAAGGAGTTCTCACTCAGTCGAGACGCCACGCGTTTATCTCCTCTCTGCTGCAGATTCCGCACCTTGTTGTGGCGGTAAACAAGATGGACCTGGTAAACTACAGTGAAGATCGCTTTAACGAAATTGTGAGCGATTTCCGTGATTTTGCTAAAAAACTGGAGGTAGATAACATCACCTATATTCCCATTTCGGCACTGAAAGGGGATAATGTGGTGAGCAAGACGCGGACGAAAGGGGGCGATGAGTCCAATCACATGCCATGGTATAACGGCCCGACGCTGCTTCACCATCTCGAAACAGTAAAAGTAGATGCGTCGCATAATGTGATTGATTTCCGCTTTCCGGTGCAGTATGTGATTCGGCCGAATCAAAATTTCCGTGGATTTTCGGGAGCAATAGCATCAGGAAGAATTAAGCCGGGAGATGAGATTACCGCGCTTCCATCAAAAATATCAAGCCGCGTGAAAGAGATTGTCACCAAAGATGGAAATCTTGAGGAGGCACTGCCAGGAGATTCTGTTGTGCTGACAATTGAGGATGAGATTGATATCTCCCGGGGTGATATGATCGTGAGAAAGAATAATGTACCCAAGTTGACGAACACGTTTGAGGCGTATCTCTGCTGGATGAGTGACGAGCAGATGGAGACCGGCAAGCAGTACCTGATCATGCACACCACCAAGACGACCCCGGTTTATATCGATAAACTGGTATACAAAATGAATGTGGACAGCCTTAGCCGTGAAGATGCTGATCATCTTAAACTGAATGAAATTGGCCGCGCGAAATTTACGACGGCACAGCCTCTTTTTATTGATGCGTACCAGGTGAACCAGCGAACCGGGAGTTTTATCATTGTGGATCCCGCCACGAATGTAACTCTGGGTGCAGGTATGATTCGTGCAGTCTCAACAGAATCCAATGGACGGGGTGAAATAACCGACGACGGCAGACAGAAGGCCGGTGGACCTTCGGCCGACAGTCCTCCGACCTCCGTCTCCCCGAACGTCGTTTGGGAGCCGTGGAACATTCCTCGCGAAGAACGTGAGAAACGGAACGGACATAAAGCAGCAGTGATCTGGCTGACCGGGATTTCGGGTGCAGGGAAAAGCACGATCGCCAAAACCCTGGAGAAAAAACTCTGGGAGGATGGGAAACAAACCGTGCTGCTGGATGGCGACCAGGTGCGCCACGGACTGAATGGGGATCTCGGTTTTAGTCCGGAAGATCGTACGGAAAATATCCGGCGGGTGGGCGAAGCAGCCCGGCTTTTCTTTGAACATGGAAACATTGTTTTATGCACATTTGTGTCGCCGTATGCGAAAGACAGGAAAAAAGTCCGGTCACTGTTTGGTGAAGAACGGTTTGCTGAAGTGCATATTCACTGTGACCCCAAAACTGCACAGCAACGTGATCCGAAAGGACTCTACCAGAAAGCAAAAGAGGGTGAAATCAAAGGACTGACAGGGTATGATGCCGGTTATGAAACTTCAGATGATTGTAAGCTGACCGTGAATACCGATGAAACTAATGTTGAAGATGCCGTGAAGGAGATCCGTAAATTGCTGAAAGAGATGATCTGA
- a CDS encoding sugar-transfer associated ATP-grasp domain-containing protein: MKPLQTHTKLKPTGNKFSRVFYLGYYLKELDRIKFQKFLEFTSEKTGKGKTELLSDILSSVFKYNISILEYFQFHFYDLSDKERREWAGTGHMYEYQLRMNPKEKRKILDDKTLFYRNFGEFFVHAVADQKDLVVKPELAEKILSNPSGKIVFKAAAGKCGAEVEIRKTSEFNPKSLVEFMQDHDYDLVEEFIIQHSEINRMSPSAVNTIRMITELNEEGEVELLGCRFRISVDSHVDNMAAGNLAATIDEKTGRVTGKAVYSDITKPDVEYHPVTNVRITGFQIPYWDEIVEMVKRAAKKHPQNRSIGWDVVLTEKGPGLIEGNHDWCKLLWQLPEKKGMKSKLKLV; encoded by the coding sequence ATGAAACCATTACAAACACATACTAAGTTGAAGCCAACCGGAAATAAGTTTTCAAGAGTGTTCTATCTTGGATACTACCTTAAAGAGCTGGACCGTATCAAGTTTCAGAAATTTCTTGAATTTACATCTGAAAAAACCGGAAAAGGGAAAACTGAATTATTATCTGACATTCTATCCTCCGTTTTTAAGTACAATATTTCGATCCTGGAATATTTTCAGTTTCATTTTTATGATTTATCCGACAAAGAGCGCAGGGAGTGGGCAGGTACCGGCCATATGTATGAGTATCAGCTGAGGATGAATCCAAAAGAGAAACGGAAGATTCTGGATGATAAAACGCTCTTTTACAGAAACTTTGGGGAATTTTTTGTCCATGCGGTAGCTGATCAAAAAGATTTGGTAGTGAAACCTGAACTTGCAGAAAAGATTCTGTCGAATCCTTCCGGAAAGATTGTTTTTAAAGCTGCTGCAGGAAAGTGCGGAGCTGAGGTCGAGATTCGAAAAACATCAGAATTTAATCCGAAAAGCCTGGTCGAATTCATGCAAGATCATGACTATGACTTAGTTGAAGAATTTATTATTCAACATTCTGAAATTAATAGAATGTCCCCCTCAGCGGTGAATACAATCCGAATGATTACCGAACTCAATGAAGAGGGTGAAGTTGAACTATTGGGTTGCCGTTTCAGAATATCCGTTGATTCGCACGTCGATAACATGGCTGCAGGGAATCTTGCTGCAACGATTGATGAAAAAACCGGCCGGGTAACCGGTAAGGCTGTATATAGTGATATTACAAAGCCAGACGTTGAGTATCATCCCGTTACCAATGTCAGAATTACAGGTTTTCAAATTCCATATTGGGATGAGATTGTTGAAATGGTTAAAAGGGCAGCCAAAAAACACCCTCAAAACCGTTCTATCGGGTGGGATGTAGTACTTACAGAAAAAGGTCCGGGTCTCATTGAAGGCAATCACGACTGGTGTAAACTGTTATGGCAGCTTCCTGAGAAAAAAGGGATGAAGTCGAAATTAAAACTCGTTTAA
- a CDS encoding sugar transferase: MYSGFLKRIFDFFVALLVLLLISPIFIIVAILLFFQNRGSVFFLQERPGYREQPFRIIKFKTMTDEKDDEGNLLPDVDRITGLGQFIRKYSLDELPQLINVLKGDMSLIGPRPLLFKYIPLYSDEQRRRHEVRPGITGWAQVNGRNSISWSKKFKLDVYYVDNVSLSLDFKIFWLTILKVVKREGVNQSEARPMQPFDGSN; the protein is encoded by the coding sequence ATGTACTCCGGTTTTCTAAAAAGAATTTTCGATTTCTTCGTTGCATTATTGGTTCTGCTACTCATTTCTCCCATTTTTATAATCGTTGCAATACTTCTTTTCTTTCAAAACAGGGGCAGCGTTTTTTTCTTACAGGAACGGCCGGGTTACCGCGAACAGCCTTTCCGGATCATTAAGTTTAAAACCATGACGGATGAAAAGGACGATGAAGGAAACCTGCTTCCCGATGTAGACCGCATTACCGGACTGGGCCAATTTATCCGAAAATATTCGCTTGATGAACTTCCCCAGCTCATTAATGTTCTGAAGGGAGATATGAGCCTGATTGGTCCCCGGCCGTTACTGTTTAAATATATACCACTCTATTCTGATGAACAGCGCAGAAGGCATGAAGTACGCCCGGGAATTACGGGATGGGCCCAGGTAAATGGAAGAAATTCGATCAGCTGGAGTAAAAAATTTAAGCTGGATGTCTATTATGTGGATAATGTATCGCTGAGTCTTGATTTCAAAATTTTCTGGCTCACGATTCTTAAAGTCGTCAAAAGAGAGGGGGTTAACCAGTCGGAAGCTCGCCCGATGCAGCCGTTTGATGGATCGAACTAA
- a CDS encoding NAD-dependent epimerase, whose amino-acid sequence MKKVLVTGAAGFIGYHLCRRLISEGYDVYGLDNLNDYYSTDLKWGRLEQLGTGSEFFEEINNGKLVKSENHENCSFVKADLSSRESVEDLFRAQSFDVVINLAAQAGVRYSLENPHAYTSSNVEGFLNILEGCRHTSVKHLIYASSSSVYGANAEIPFHTADRADSPVSLYAATKKANEMMAYTYSHLYGIATTGLRFFTVYGPWGRPDMAYFKFANLMRNGKQIDVYNNGNMSRDFTYIDDIVESIKRLIPRPPKNSDNGDEAPANLFNIGNGSPVNLLEFIEILEKELGMKAEKNMMPMQPGDVEKTWADVDDLFEYIDYRPEVGIEEGIQSFVKWYKEYYGI is encoded by the coding sequence ATGAAAAAAGTATTAGTTACCGGCGCCGCCGGGTTTATTGGGTATCATCTCTGCAGACGACTCATCAGCGAGGGATACGATGTGTATGGACTGGATAATCTGAATGATTATTATAGCACCGACCTGAAGTGGGGCCGGCTGGAACAGCTGGGTACGGGCAGTGAATTTTTTGAAGAGATAAATAACGGGAAATTGGTGAAAAGTGAGAATCATGAAAACTGCTCATTTGTTAAAGCAGACCTTTCCAGCCGGGAGTCGGTGGAGGATTTGTTTCGTGCTCAATCCTTTGATGTGGTGATTAATCTTGCCGCCCAGGCTGGTGTTCGCTACAGCCTGGAGAATCCTCATGCCTATACTTCATCAAATGTGGAGGGATTTTTGAATATCCTGGAAGGGTGCAGGCACACAAGTGTAAAGCACCTGATATACGCCTCATCAAGTTCGGTTTACGGAGCAAATGCCGAAATTCCGTTTCATACTGCCGACAGGGCGGATAGCCCGGTCAGCCTGTATGCCGCCACAAAAAAAGCGAATGAGATGATGGCTTATACCTATTCCCATCTCTACGGAATTGCTACAACAGGGCTTCGTTTTTTTACAGTTTATGGCCCCTGGGGGCGTCCCGATATGGCTTATTTTAAATTTGCAAACCTGATGCGCAATGGGAAGCAAATTGATGTATACAACAATGGAAACATGTCCCGCGATTTCACATACATTGACGATATTGTAGAGAGCATTAAGAGGCTGATTCCGCGTCCACCCAAAAACTCTGATAATGGTGATGAGGCGCCTGCAAACCTGTTTAACATCGGGAATGGGTCACCGGTGAATTTGCTGGAGTTTATTGAGATTCTTGAAAAAGAACTCGGCATGAAGGCTGAAAAAAACATGATGCCGATGCAGCCTGGTGACGTAGAAAAGACCTGGGCTGATGTGGATGATCTTTTCGAATACATAGATTACCGTCCGGAAGTGGGGATTGAGGAGGGAATTCAAAGTTTCGTGAAGTGGTATAAGGAATATTACGGGATTTAA
- a CDS encoding YdcF family protein, with translation MIKFLLDPFNILWLFVLTGLVAYLFKKRAIAGAVFIISGGWFLLISTPLVPSFLLNSLEDQYEPVSVAAIADVQAPYHIVVLGGGHGFDDRLPPNSLLSLNALGRLNEGIRLHRQLPNSMLVLSGYSSSGRTTQAEMLRNAAILLGVEEDKLLIQKEPGNTYEEAEVYAERFGTGQPVIVVTSAAHMPRAVIVFEKFGITPLPSPTNYRLKGSWKRKKLSLPALNNIDNLRISLSEHAAIIREKFR, from the coding sequence ATGATTAAATTTTTACTTGACCCTTTCAATATTCTCTGGCTGTTCGTATTGACAGGGTTGGTGGCATATCTCTTCAAAAAAAGAGCGATAGCAGGTGCTGTTTTTATCATTTCCGGTGGGTGGTTTCTTTTGATTTCGACCCCGCTGGTTCCGAGCTTTTTATTAAACTCACTGGAAGATCAGTATGAACCAGTATCTGTGGCTGCTATCGCTGACGTACAAGCTCCGTACCACATTGTTGTGCTTGGCGGCGGCCACGGTTTTGATGACCGGCTCCCACCCAATTCTCTTCTATCACTGAATGCACTTGGCCGGCTAAATGAAGGGATCCGGCTGCACAGGCAGCTACCTAACAGTATGCTGGTACTATCCGGCTACTCTTCCAGCGGGAGGACAACCCAGGCTGAAATGCTTCGTAATGCCGCAATTCTGCTGGGCGTTGAAGAGGATAAATTGTTGATCCAGAAAGAACCGGGAAACACCTATGAGGAAGCCGAAGTTTACGCAGAACGGTTTGGAACAGGCCAGCCTGTAATCGTAGTCACAAGTGCAGCACACATGCCTCGCGCGGTAATTGTTTTTGAGAAATTTGGCATTACGCCACTTCCATCACCCACAAACTACAGACTAAAAGGGAGCTGGAAGAGAAAAAAGCTCTCACTCCCCGCATTGAATAACATAGACAATTTAAGAATTAGTTTATCTGAGCATGCAGCGATCATCAGAGAAAAATTCAGGTAA
- a CDS encoding porin family protein codes for MNKFRLLSSSILFLILTLPFFVQEAQSQSVGIGVKVGPAVTSHLHDFRFVSGDIDLSLTPNPTSGIETGLMFRQWLGESLRLQIEPSLITMGASYEEGFQLRGFNFQTVSETDLLYIQVPILFQLTTTPPERIVYGRPYSSTTYHLTGGVFGGYLMSAQFSGSNTGAPIGIEFSGDFSNDVKNQYSDFDAGLIIGAGLEHGYNNRIGFETRLMLSVLDAGSADAISFKPHNMGAVFSFYLML; via the coding sequence ATGAACAAATTTCGATTACTTTCATCATCTATACTTTTTTTAATATTAACATTGCCTTTTTTCGTGCAGGAAGCTCAGTCACAAAGTGTTGGAATTGGCGTAAAAGTCGGGCCTGCAGTGACCTCACACCTTCACGACTTTCGATTTGTATCCGGTGATATCGACCTTTCGCTGACTCCGAACCCTACATCAGGTATTGAAACTGGATTGATGTTCAGACAATGGTTAGGTGAAAGTCTCCGTTTACAGATTGAGCCTTCATTGATTACCATGGGTGCAAGCTATGAAGAAGGATTTCAGCTCAGGGGATTTAACTTTCAAACGGTTAGCGAGACGGATCTTCTCTATATACAGGTCCCCATTCTCTTTCAGCTGACGACAACACCGCCAGAGCGAATTGTTTATGGCCGCCCCTATTCAAGCACTACCTATCATCTCACCGGCGGAGTATTTGGCGGCTACCTGATGTCTGCTCAATTTTCAGGATCTAATACCGGAGCCCCGATTGGAATTGAATTCTCAGGAGATTTTTCAAATGACGTCAAAAACCAATATTCCGATTTTGATGCCGGCCTGATTATAGGTGCCGGTCTCGAGCATGGATATAATAACAGAATTGGCTTTGAAACAAGATTGATGCTCTCCGTTCTTGACGCAGGTTCAGCGGATGCAATTTCATTCAAGCCTCACAATATGGGTGCAGTTTTCTCCTTTTATTTAATGCTTTGA
- a CDS encoding DegT/DnrJ/EryC1/StrS aminotransferase family protein — MPDQQKRIYLSSPHMGGGELDYIHDAFEKNWIAPLGANVNGFEEDLAGYSGRDQAAVVTSGTAGIHLALILCGVQPGDEVFCQSFTFTATANPIRYQGAEPVFIDSEPETWNMDPDLLEEAITDRLDKTSSRHQKESDNADEIDKNKSKSSLTGKSKSENNRPGMPKAIIVVHLYGMPAKMERILEIGRTYNIPVIEDAAEALGSSINGKKCGSFGKLSVYSFNGNKIITTSGGGALLGDDEELISRSRFLATQARDDAPHYQHSQLGYNYRMSNITAGIGRGQMQVLDQHVELRRSNHNFYFEALNGEWADTDFKDLRERFGSSSSSSSNQTGMKKSGIYFLKEPEGYFSNRWLTTVLINPNETGGITREDIRLSLEKENIECRPLWKPMHRQPLYNNSSFYSKGGDETSVSEFLFKYGLCLPSGSNMADSDRQRIIHAMNRALRK; from the coding sequence ATGCCAGATCAACAGAAACGAATTTATCTCTCATCCCCGCATATGGGTGGCGGAGAGCTTGATTACATACACGACGCTTTCGAAAAAAACTGGATTGCACCGCTGGGTGCGAATGTGAACGGATTTGAAGAAGATCTTGCCGGGTATTCAGGAAGAGATCAGGCGGCGGTGGTAACGTCAGGAACAGCCGGAATCCATCTCGCCCTGATTCTGTGCGGTGTGCAGCCGGGTGATGAAGTTTTCTGTCAGTCGTTTACGTTTACAGCAACAGCAAACCCAATCCGTTACCAGGGAGCAGAACCGGTGTTTATCGATTCCGAACCGGAAACCTGGAATATGGATCCCGATCTGCTGGAGGAGGCTATTACAGATCGTTTGGATAAAACATCATCCCGGCATCAAAAAGAATCCGATAATGCGGACGAAATTGATAAAAACAAAAGTAAATCATCTCTGACCGGCAAATCCAAAAGTGAAAACAACCGTCCGGGGATGCCTAAGGCGATCATTGTGGTCCACCTGTACGGGATGCCGGCAAAAATGGAACGTATCCTCGAAATTGGCCGTACATACAATATTCCTGTTATTGAAGATGCGGCTGAAGCACTTGGCTCATCCATTAACGGTAAAAAGTGCGGTTCATTCGGCAAACTCTCCGTCTATTCGTTCAACGGGAATAAAATTATTACCACATCTGGCGGCGGTGCCCTGCTGGGTGATGATGAAGAACTGATCAGCCGTTCACGATTTCTGGCCACGCAGGCGAGGGATGATGCGCCGCACTACCAGCACTCTCAGCTCGGCTACAACTATCGAATGAGCAATATCACGGCAGGAATAGGACGCGGACAGATGCAGGTACTGGATCAGCATGTTGAACTTCGCCGATCGAACCACAACTTCTACTTTGAAGCGCTGAACGGGGAGTGGGCAGATACTGATTTTAAAGATTTACGTGAACGTTTTGGAAGCAGCTCGAGCAGTTCGTCAAATCAAACGGGTATGAAAAAGTCCGGAATCTATTTTCTAAAAGAGCCTGAAGGGTATTTCAGTAATCGGTGGCTGACCACGGTACTCATAAACCCAAATGAAACGGGAGGAATCACACGGGAAGATATCAGGCTTAGTCTGGAAAAGGAGAATATCGAGTGCAGACCGCTATGGAAGCCAATGCACCGCCAGCCGCTTTACAATAATTCATCATTCTATAGTAAGGGGGGAGATGAAACAAGTGTGAGTGAATTTCTGTTTAAGTATGGACTCTGTTTGCCATCCGGCAGTAATATGGCAGATAGCGACAGGCAAAGAATTATTCACGCCATGAACAGGGCTTTACGTAAATGA
- a CDS encoding nucleoside-diphosphate sugar epimerase/dehydratase, with protein sequence MEVESYKVKYKYINRFTRGLFFLAGDTFALLISAAMAFLILSPFSLAARPVPVEFTAMMVLSILVGLAFFRMYVVNWRYMSLRELVRIFCGVLFGGFTALAISEIFLSPGNFEYAYTALTMLNALLLVGGFRISKRMYIELVSAPKKRKKHTIIFGGESEGEQILRDILKNEHWNLNVRGMFDDRIMPGLLLHGTRFLGGKKKMMEYIREHDVDQLIVAFPEIPKKDLKEIIDEVKSIRPDMDIKVLPSFHSLSDDPVGVKHIRDISIEDILGREPVNIDMDTIRNSITGKTVLVTGGGGSIGSELVRQCAKLDPAKLVMLDVDETELFHVENELKSLNANLIPCVASVADKNKMDRVMREFEPDVIFHAAAYKHVPMMESFPDEAIRVNVGGTHVLAELACKYGVDKFVMVSTDKAVNPTNVMGATKRVAEEICMSFNDICNTKFISVRFGNVLGSRGSVVPLFMEQISNGGPITLTDSRMKRYFMTIPEAVLLVMQAGSMGDGGEVFVLDMGEPVKIIDMARDLIRLHGLEPDKDIHIEVTGLRPGEKLFEELLNAEEGVNETDHKEIFKAICIRKLEKDQLDEKIGRMFEMIHKGDIASIRGMLKEIVPTFNYRGKTRKLSGKNLSEKAKESDKNTHGSKNGHAISKEKSAIEEEEEASVVH encoded by the coding sequence ATGGAAGTAGAATCATATAAAGTTAAATACAAATACATCAATCGTTTTACGAGAGGACTGTTTTTTCTTGCGGGAGATACTTTTGCACTCCTGATTTCAGCGGCAATGGCATTTTTAATCCTCTCACCTTTTAGTCTGGCAGCCAGGCCTGTACCGGTTGAGTTTACCGCGATGATGGTACTCTCGATTTTGGTCGGCCTTGCATTTTTCAGAATGTATGTGGTGAACTGGCGTTACATGAGTCTCCGTGAACTTGTGCGGATCTTTTGCGGTGTTTTGTTTGGGGGATTTACGGCTCTCGCAATTTCTGAAATTTTTCTATCACCGGGCAACTTCGAGTATGCATATACGGCGTTGACGATGCTGAATGCGTTATTACTTGTTGGCGGGTTTCGGATCAGCAAGCGGATGTATATCGAGCTGGTATCGGCACCGAAGAAGCGCAAAAAACATACGATTATTTTTGGCGGAGAAAGTGAGGGTGAGCAGATCCTCAGGGATATCCTGAAAAACGAGCACTGGAATCTTAATGTGCGCGGAATGTTCGATGATCGCATTATGCCGGGACTGCTGTTGCACGGAACCCGTTTTCTTGGTGGTAAAAAGAAAATGATGGAGTATATCCGGGAACACGATGTGGATCAGCTGATTGTAGCCTTTCCTGAAATTCCGAAAAAGGATCTGAAAGAAATTATTGATGAAGTAAAGTCTATCCGTCCGGATATGGATATTAAAGTACTCCCTTCATTTCACTCGCTTTCGGATGACCCGGTTGGAGTGAAGCATATTCGTGATATCAGTATTGAAGATATCCTGGGACGGGAGCCGGTAAATATTGATATGGACACGATTCGCAATTCAATCACCGGTAAGACCGTGCTGGTTACCGGCGGCGGCGGTTCTATTGGTAGTGAACTGGTTCGGCAATGCGCAAAACTTGATCCCGCCAAACTGGTGATGCTGGATGTAGATGAAACCGAACTTTTTCATGTCGAAAATGAACTAAAGAGTTTGAATGCAAACCTTATTCCCTGTGTTGCCAGCGTTGCAGATAAAAATAAAATGGATCGCGTGATGCGTGAGTTTGAACCAGATGTGATATTTCACGCTGCAGCCTACAAACATGTGCCGATGATGGAAAGCTTTCCGGATGAGGCTATTCGCGTAAATGTGGGCGGAACTCATGTTCTTGCCGAACTTGCATGTAAATACGGTGTGGATAAGTTTGTTATGGTCTCTACCGATAAAGCGGTAAACCCCACCAATGTAATGGGTGCTACAAAGCGTGTAGCTGAGGAAATTTGCATGTCGTTTAACGACATCTGCAACACGAAGTTTATCTCGGTACGGTTTGGAAATGTTCTGGGTTCCCGGGGTTCGGTGGTGCCGCTGTTTATGGAGCAGATATCTAATGGCGGACCTATTACGCTAACCGATTCCAGGATGAAGCGATATTTTATGACGATACCCGAGGCAGTACTGCTGGTTATGCAGGCCGGGTCGATGGGTGACGGAGGCGAAGTATTTGTTCTGGATATGGGTGAGCCGGTGAAAATTATTGATATGGCGAGAGATCTCATCCGCTTACATGGTCTTGAGCCCGATAAGGATATCCATATTGAGGTGACCGGTTTACGACCGGGTGAGAAGCTTTTTGAGGAATTGCTCAACGCTGAAGAGGGCGTGAATGAAACCGATCACAAAGAGATCTTTAAAGCGATCTGTATTCGAAAGCTTGAAAAAGATCAGCTGGATGAAAAAATCGGCAGAATGTTTGAAATGATTCATAAAGGTGATATTGCGTCTATTCGCGGTATGCTCAAAGAAATTGTTCCTACATTTAATTACAGGGGTAAAACAAGAAAACTATCAGGTAAAAATCTTTCAGAAAAGGCGAAAGAGTCCGACAAAAATACCCACGGATCTAAAAACGGACACGCTATATCTAAAGAAAAATCAGCTATAGAAGAGGAAGAAGAGGCCTCGGTTGTACATTAA